Proteins encoded together in one uncultured Fibrobacter sp. window:
- a CDS encoding DUF1007 family protein: MRRTLKSAMLLTAGLTAMAVAHPHVFVDATIVAVFDGNGLVGIKNHWVYDEMYSAATFASADSDGNGQLSAKETEQLKNGILGPIASSNYYNYVLVGTEFLPAKGVKNFKAEMKNGKLALDFTVSFSIPVKQDYTMATVAVNDPTNYIQMTTDMEEADVEAPDELDVDFFADDLKGLTLFRAFRSEIQGLYMRFKK, translated from the coding sequence GTGCGCAGAACATTAAAATCCGCCATGCTGCTCACAGCCGGCCTTACGGCCATGGCCGTGGCGCACCCGCATGTGTTCGTCGACGCCACCATCGTCGCCGTATTCGACGGCAATGGTCTCGTCGGTATAAAGAACCACTGGGTGTACGACGAGATGTACAGCGCAGCGACGTTCGCCTCCGCCGACTCCGACGGTAACGGCCAGCTTTCGGCAAAAGAAACGGAACAGCTCAAGAACGGCATACTGGGCCCCATCGCCTCGAGCAACTACTACAACTATGTCCTGGTGGGGACAGAATTTCTCCCGGCCAAAGGCGTAAAGAATTTCAAGGCCGAGATGAAAAACGGCAAGCTCGCCCTAGATTTCACAGTATCCTTCTCGATACCCGTAAAACAGGATTACACCATGGCTACCGTCGCCGTCAACGACCCCACAAACTACATCCAGATGACAACGGACATGGAAGAAGCAGACGTCGAGGCGCCCGACGAACTGGACGTAGACTTTTTCGCCGACGATCTCAAAGGGCTTACACTATTCCGCGCCTTCCGGAGTGAAATCCAAGGCCTTTACATGCGATTTAAGAAGTAG
- a CDS encoding RNA polymerase sigma factor RpoD/SigA produces the protein MHIDSTDTTLKRYLEDIRRTAPLSREEEQILFQRAKEGDKIARKRLISANMRFVLKVAIQYRGCPIPLPDLVSEGAMGLVRAIESFEHTRGLKFISYGVWWIKAYITRAINEQGNLIRLPANQHLRVRKALHEQSRGKEINEEIRELIQIGQRGVSFDSPLKADSKATYAEVLPDNAASNPEADSEIQSVEALAKDLMEQLPEREAKVITGIFGINQEAPQTLREVGESMNISHERVRQLRDQALRRIRKYNSKDFLQEKKDAFLAAINK, from the coding sequence ATGCATATTGATTCTACTGATACCACACTTAAACGTTACCTTGAAGATATTCGTCGCACCGCGCCTCTTTCTAGAGAAGAAGAACAGATTCTGTTCCAGAGAGCCAAGGAAGGCGACAAGATTGCCCGCAAGAGGCTGATTTCCGCTAACATGCGCTTTGTGCTCAAAGTGGCCATCCAGTACCGTGGATGCCCCATTCCGCTGCCGGACTTGGTGAGCGAAGGGGCCATGGGGCTTGTCCGCGCCATCGAATCGTTCGAACACACCCGCGGTCTCAAGTTCATCAGCTACGGCGTCTGGTGGATCAAGGCGTACATCACGCGCGCCATCAACGAACAGGGCAACCTCATCCGCTTGCCGGCAAACCAGCACCTCCGCGTGCGTAAGGCTTTGCACGAGCAGTCCCGCGGTAAAGAAATCAACGAAGAAATCCGCGAGCTCATCCAGATTGGGCAGCGCGGCGTTTCCTTCGACAGCCCGCTCAAGGCCGACTCCAAGGCCACCTACGCCGAAGTTCTCCCGGACAACGCCGCCTCCAACCCAGAAGCCGACTCCGAAATCCAGAGTGTCGAAGCCTTGGCCAAGGATCTCATGGAGCAGCTCCCCGAACGCGAAGCGAAGGTCATCACGGGTATTTTCGGCATCAACCAAGAAGCTCCGCAGACGTTGCGCGAAGTGGGTGAATCCATGAACATTTCCCACGAACGTGTACGTCAGTTGCGCGACCAGGCCCTCCGCCGCATCCGCAAGTACAACAGCAAGGACTTCCTCCAAGAAAAGAAGGACGCCTTCCTCGCTGCGATCAACAAATAG
- a CDS encoding class I SAM-dependent methyltransferase, with the protein MSIKEPDQSVWNRFWQRKNDMDKVYPSSPSIMNAIKKNFKLEGLKVLEVGAGTGRDSAELARLGADVYVLDFAENSLKIVDALRAKENLYDNLKLVRGDAFKAPFPDCTFDLVFHQGLAEHFKDSLPLLQENYRILKHGGCCLCDVPQTVHPYTVIKHILIAMDKWFAGWEKQFTMPQLKKLMKDAGFVCEYAYGDWMRPNLYYRMLRELGFKVGVELPKYPLQGTIYQKAKDALLDALQSNSLMHYTQLCIGVLGRKP; encoded by the coding sequence ATGTCAATTAAAGAGCCCGATCAATCCGTATGGAATCGCTTTTGGCAGCGGAAGAACGACATGGACAAGGTCTATCCGTCGTCTCCGTCTATCATGAATGCGATAAAGAAGAATTTTAAGCTGGAAGGCCTGAAGGTGCTGGAAGTCGGTGCGGGTACGGGCCGCGACAGTGCCGAACTGGCGCGTCTCGGCGCTGATGTCTATGTCCTTGATTTTGCAGAGAATAGCCTCAAGATTGTAGATGCGCTCCGTGCCAAGGAAAATCTCTACGACAACCTGAAACTGGTGCGTGGCGATGCTTTCAAGGCGCCTTTCCCTGATTGCACTTTTGACCTCGTGTTCCACCAGGGTCTGGCCGAACATTTCAAGGACTCGCTCCCGTTGCTCCAGGAAAACTACAGAATCCTGAAGCATGGCGGATGTTGCCTTTGCGACGTGCCGCAGACGGTTCACCCGTACACGGTCATCAAGCATATCCTGATTGCGATGGACAAGTGGTTTGCCGGCTGGGAAAAGCAGTTCACCATGCCGCAGCTCAAGAAGCTCATGAAGGACGCCGGTTTCGTTTGCGAATACGCTTATGGGGACTGGATGCGCCCGAATCTGTATTACCGCATGCTCCGTGAGTTGGGCTTCAAGGTGGGCGTGGAATTGCCGAAGTACCCGTTGCAGGGGACCATTTATCAGAAGGCGAAGGACGCCTTGCTGGACGCTTTGCAGTCCAATTCTTTGATGCACTACACGCAGCTCTGCATTGGTGTGCTGGGCCGCAAGCCGTAA